DNA from Rubripirellula lacrimiformis:
CTGACGAATTGGCCCAGGAACGACGGCTGTGGCCCTTGGATCAGCAGTTCGGTGATTACATCCTGAACCTGTTGCTGCAACGCTTGACGTTGCTCGCTTTCCTTCGTCCGCTTCTTCATCGCCGCGGTGGAACTGAAAGCGGTCCATTGCCCATCGTCTCCGCGAAGCTCGATACGGAAATCACCATAGGAAACCTTGTTCATCCCATCCAAATAGTCCGTCTCATAAAAGTCTTCGCGATTGGTGCTGATCCGCAGCGCGGACACGTTGACCTTGTTTGGGAAATCGAATTCCAACCAGGGTTTGTCCTGGACTCCCTTCGGGCTGACGCCGCGCCACCCCTTGGTGCCAAAGACACCATCGTTCAGGCGGCTGATCGGTTGGCTGGTCAAATGAGTCGCCGGGTTGTCCGAGATCGCAGTGCCCGTTTCCTTGGACGCAACATTCTTTCCGTCAATGCCAGATTCCAGAATTTCCAACTCGTCAATCTGAACCCAGCGGCCATCGAACGAAATTCGAAGTTCGTCCACGGTCTTCGTTGGAAAGTGAAATTCTTTGTACCCTTCCCAATCCTCGACCCAACCCCACCCTTCACTTCGCATTTGGGTACGAAGCTGTGACAAGCGAAGATTCAATTCGTGTTCACGTTGCTTGCGAGGATGGTCAGGCGAAAGTTCCGGATACCGACTGCCGAATTCAACATCTTGAAAGACAGCCGTCATCGAGTAGTAGTCTTGGATCGAGATCGGATCGAATTTGTGGTTGTGACATCGGGCACAACCAATCGTCACGCCCATCACCGAAGCGCCAACCGTCTGCAAGACTTCGTCCATGCGGTCGGCACGCGCTTGCCGTATTGCTGATTCTTCCTGCCCCACGGTGGCGGCAGGAACATGCGGGCCGGCAACCAAGAATCCGGTCGCATCACCGCTGCCCAGGACATCACCGGCGATCTGCTCGCGAACAAACTGGTCGTAAGGCTTGTCTTCGTTGAATGCGCGAACCACATAGTCGCGGTACATCCACGAATTCTTGCGATACAGATTGCTTTCGCTGCCGTTGGTTTCGGCCCATCGGATGACGTCCAACCAATGCTGGGCCCAACGTTCGCCAAAGTGAGGGGACGCCAGTAGTTCATCGACCAATGCTTCGTAAGCGGCATCGGGCGAGGCCGCAAACTCGGCGACGAACTTGTTCGCCCGTTCCGGCGTCGGCGCCAGCCCGGTCAGAACGATCGATGCTCGTCGTATCAACGAACGAGCATCCGCAGGACTGGAAAAGTCCAATCCCGACTCGTTCAATTTCTGTTTCAGGAACGCGTTGATGACGGATTCGTTCGCCAAAGTCGACAACTTGTCGGATTCGGCGTAATCGGTCGTCGCATCATTGGATCCGGCATTTGGAACAACCGGACGACTGTAGGGCAGGAACGCCCAGTGCTCGATCTCATCGGTCACCACATCGTCCATCTGGCCGGGCCACTGGGCACCGTCCTTGATCCAACGACGCACCCATTCGATCGCCTCGTCCGAAAGCTTGTCGTCGTCCGGCGGCATCGCCATGTCCTCGTCGGCATGGGTGATCACGTCCATCAGGTAGCTTTTGTCGGGGTCCCCCGGCACGAGGGCCGCCAGCCCAGAATCACCGCCACGAAGCAGACTGACTCGCGAATCCAAACGCAGCCCCGATTCTTGTTCGTCTTCGCCATGGCAATGAAGACAATAGGATTCGAAGATCGGGTAGATATCCGATTCGAAATCGATCTCTTGCCCCACTGCTCGTCCGCCAGTCGACGCACTCAACACTAACGCGATAAGCGTCCCGCCGATCAGTGACATCCAGCGACGAACCGTCATGTGCGACAGCGATGTCAACCGTGGAAAACGATCTATCTGGCGATCCCATCTTTGGCGTGGTCGATCGGACGCATTGCCAGAGAGGTGAAACGATGGTGCGTTCAAAGCCCTTTTCAATTGTCCGTTCATAAAGCCGCCTCCCAACCCAAATTCAATTGTTGACTTAACGATTCGACCAGATCCGGAAAATCACCGGCAACGTTCTTCGTTTCTAGCGGATCGGTCTGGTGATCAAACAATTCGACGAACACCGGATCCACGTTTGGCTCCCGATGATCACGCCATAGAACCAAACGATAGCGATCGGTCCGCATGGTGTAGCCCATCAAATGTTGTTCGAAGAGCTCGCGATCCCAGCGATCACCTTGCTGTTGTTGGATGCGGGTTTCAACTTCTTGGATCAGCGGCCCAAACCAGGTTTCTCGCATCGCGGGCGACAACGGGTTTGCGGCCCATTCACGCAGTGCGGGGTTGGGATACTGACTGAAGGCAGCCTTTTTCCAGGGTTGATCGGGATCATCCATCAGCGGGACAAAGCTATGTCCTTCGACGTGGTCAGGGATCGGTACTCCGGCCAGTTCACAGAGAGTCGGATAGATGTCGACCAGTTCCACCAAGGCATCGGTCTTCGCACCATGCGACTTCATGGTGGGACTCCAAATCATCATTGGAACCCGCGTTGCGATTTCATAGTTGGTGGCTTTTCCCCACACGCCCATGTCACCAAGGTGCCAACCATGGTCGCCCCAAACCACAATGATCGTATTGTCACGTACGCCAGCTTCTTCCAAAGCGGCGACCATCTTTCCGAACTGAGCGTCGACATAGCTAACACAAGCCAGATAAGCGTGTTTCAGTGTTCGAGCCAATTCCGGGTCCAAGTCACCCGTTTTGGGGATCCCGGATCGAGTGCGAAGTTCGAACGAAGCGTGCAGGCCCATCGCGGCCCCGTTTAGCGGAGCCTCTGTCTCGGATGCCATCGGGATCTTGTCCCGATCGTACATGTCCCAGTACTTCTTCGGTGCCACCCAATTCAAGTGCGGCTTCTTGAAGCCCAAAGCCATGAAGAACGGCTTGTCACCTTCCTTCACCATTTGTTTCATCGTCTCGATCGCACGTAGCGTCTCGTAGCCGTCCACGTACGCATGATCCGGCACGTCGGCCGATTCATAGGCCGGGCCGCTGGCGAGCCCCCGTTTGGCCGCGTCACCGTACTTGGCGATCATCTCGGTGCGGTCTTCCGTCTGGATCTTTTGATTCTCGGGCAATGCGAAGCCCGACTTGGGCTTTTTGATTCCCTGCAACCATTTGACGGATTCACGGTTCCATGAAACCCCTTCGTCATTGTCGCCCAAATGGAAAATTTTTCCGCAGTAAGCGGCGTCGTAACCGTGGGCAATCAACTGCTGTGGAAGAGTGACGATGTTCGGTTGCAGTTCACGGAGCGAAACGTAGTTGTGGAACAACCCAGTGGTTTCCGGCCGCGCCCCGGTCATCAAACTAGCGCGTGAGGGACGACAGATCGCTTGTTGACAATAGGCCCGATTGAACAGCAAACCTTCTTTGGCCAACGCATCGAAATTGGGCGACACCGCGATCGGCGAACCATAGCAGCCCAATTCGGGCCTCAGGTCATCGACCGCAATGAACAGGATATTGGGCTTCTCGGCCGCGCCGCAGTGAACCGCAAACGCAAGACTGCAAATCGCAATCGAAAGGTATTTCATTGTTTCCAGTTTCAATCGTGATTCATTCATTCTTGTTCGCCTTTTGACTTCTTTTCGTACCAGTCACGTCGTTCGATCCCCGATGCCAATCCATCGCCGTTGCGATCGATTTGGTCGAAGTTCGATTTGACCTGCTCTGCATTCCATTGCCATCCATTCTGTTTCCAGTTGGCTTGTTCGTGTTCCACATACTGGTCCCAAGTCCAATCAGATCCATTGGACTTCGATGCCGACTGCGACTTGCTTTTCAACATCGCGATTCGCGATTCAAAGTCACCCGGTTGTTGCCAGACACGCACATAGTCCACCGACATGTGCGTCGGAAAGCCGTCGCCGGTGGTCGCATCCTGCACCGCAACACGGTCACCGTTTTGATACCCGACGAAGGGATATCGAAGTCCAAGCGAAAGTGTCACATGCATCGGCAAGTGCCAATACAGGTTGGGTTTCTTGGCCACTTCGACGCCGTCGATGTACCAAGTGATGGTTTCGCGAGTGTTGTGGACTCCGTAGACGTGATAGTCGGCTCGCGGATCCCAGGTTGAATCGACGTAGCTGCGGCAAAGGTCCGGCGCGCTGTGCGGGCGAAACCACTGTCGCTTGCCATCTTTGATCAGGACGGTGTGCAAATTGCAGTCGATCCGAGTGACCGGGTAGTGCGACTTCGTTTCCGAATCGAACTCGCTTTGCTGAAGCTCGACCACATCAATTTCCGAATACGCCACGGTCTCGCCATCACTGGCTTGGAATCGGTTCTGTGGACTGATGCTGTACAACCAAAACGAAGGGCATGCGCCGGGATAGCGCGAGCAGCCTTTGATTCGCGCCTCGAAGTAACCATACGTGATCGTCTGATCGTTGCGTGCCATGCCGGATGTGTAGTGAAGTTCTTGTTCACCGCGGCGATGGCCTGATTGCACCATGCGCAGATGAAGAGATCCGTCTTTTTCAGCGACGTTGGCGGGATCCCAGCTCCAGGGACCAAAATCTTTGGTGTCAATGTTCCACTTTTGACGGTCGACTTGATCGCCATCGAATTCGTCCGAATGACTCTGGACAAACTTCCAAGCGGCCGCATTTGCGTCTTCGGCATTCCGCAGCGGCACAGGATCCGCTGACGAAGCAATCGCAGCCTGCAGGATCACGACAAAAACGATGGAGATTCGATTCATGTAGTTTGTACGAAACAGTGAGGGGAGGATTTGAAGGGGAAGGACAGTGGGGAAAGAGAGATCTGCGGGTCATTCGACAGCGAAAGTCGACTGGTAAATTGGCATGCCGTTGGACTTCCAATTTTGTTCGGCCTTTAAGTTGTCAAACCATAGCGGCTGGGTATGGGATTCGCTCCACTTCCGCGCGTCGTCGACCATCGTGCGCACCAATTCCGGATGGCTTGCGCTGACATCGTTGGACTCGCTGATATCGCGATCAAGATCGAACAACTTCCATGGAGACGATGGCCCCTGTTTCGTGATCTTCCACTGGTTTCGGCGAACTCCCACGTTGTGGAATCCATTCCAGTGACGCAGTGCATAGATCGATTCATCTTGACGCGGGTTTTGGTTCGATCCGATCGAATCCCATATGTCTTTGCCGTCACACTGCGTTTCGCGTGGAATCGTGGCTCCGGCTAAACGAGCAAGAGTGGGATAGAAGTCGAGCGTCGTGACGGGATGATCAAACGTCTTGCCCGCTGAAATTTCGGTAGGCCAGTGAAAGAACATCGGGACTCGGAAGCCACCCTCACTGACACTCCCCTTCCCTTGGCTAAGCGGTGCATTGTTGGATCCAGCGCCAATCTTGCCACCGTTGTCACTTAGGAAGATGACCAACGTATTGTCCATCGCTCCGGCCTTCTTCAGTGACTGGACCACTCGACCAACGCCTCGGTCGACGGCATACACCATCGCCGCATAGGCGCGTCGCTTTTCGTCGTCGATGTCGGCGAATCGCTCCAAGTCGCTTTGTTTGGCTTCCAAGGGTGTATGAGGCGCGTTGTACGCTAGATACAGAAAGAACGGTTGCTCGCCGGCGGATGCTTGGTCAATGAATCGCACCGCCTCGCGCGACAATCCGTCAGTCAGGTACTCCGTCTCGTCGACGTCGGTCCCGTTGTGTTGCAAAGGAACGATGTATTCGTTGAAGTTCGCTTTACCGGCCTTCACCTGCCGCTCGTAGATCCCGCGGGAACGGTCGGTGAAATACATATGACCGCCGCCCAGAAAGCCATAGAAGTCATCGAATCCACGCTGGTTCGGATGGTAATCGGCGTCGATCCCCAAGTGCCACTTGCCAATCGCACCGGTAAAGTAGCCGCTGTCTTGCAGCACGCTACTGATCAACTTCTGGTCTATCGGTACACCTTGCCGGTTGTACTGTTCGATCCCCAGCCCGCTGTTGGGCAGGTTGAACGGTGCCCCAAATTTGTGCGGATACCGCCCCGACATCAGCCCCATCCGACTGGGGCCACAGAACGGGTGGGTGACGTATGCCGACGTGAACTTCATGCCGTTGCTGGCCAACCGATCCAAGTTCGGAGTCTGGATGTCCGTCGATCCGTTGAATCCGACGTCCGCGTATCCAAGATCATCGCACAAAATCAACACGATGTTCGGCCGCGAGCTTTGCTGTTCCGGCGTCGCGGAATGCGCCGCTTGGCTGACCACACATCCGATGGCAAGCGTAGCGAAGGTCAGCAAACAGCTCGGACGGCGCATCAACGCAATTCGCTTAGTAGCCAAGTGGCTTTCCCCATTCATAAAGGCGGTGGATTTCGTCGGCATTCAGCGGTTGGCTGTAGATAGCCATTTCGTCGATGACGCCGTTCAGGTTTCGGACCGCAAACCAGGGTGTGTCTCGAAACGGCTGTCCCCAATTCCCGATCTCGGCGGCTCCGATTTGCAGCTTGTCGATAAAGAACTTGTCGACGATCGCTTCGCTGCTGACCTGTTGACCGTTGACGTACTGCGTGACCAAGCGCTGCTCTGGATCGAATACGGCAGCCAAATGGAACCACTGGCCGCTTTGGGCGATGTCCCAGATCGGCGGCGTAAAATAGACACGGTGCAGACCTGCGTCACGAACCACGGTTTTGCCGAATCGTTCTTTGACTCGAACGTCCTGTGTGTCGTCGACCATCACCGAAAACATCATTCGCCCGTCGTTCCGGATCTGCCAATGCACTTCGCCGGTTTCGTATCCGTCGCTCATGAACAGTGCGTTGTAGACATGATCAAGACTATCCAGCCGAACCCATGTCGAAAACGTCAGGGCGCTGAATTGTCCATCGATCCGCGTCCGAACGCGGGCTCCAATGCGGTCAAATTCAAGTCCGCTTGAACCCGCCCCAAATCGTCCTTGGGTCTTCATCACGGGACCGACCATCGTTCCGTCTCGCTGGTCTCCGCTGGCTGCTGCATTGCGGACCACTCGATCGTCCTGCTTCATTGCGATCGGATAGTAAGCGATCAGGCGCGGATCCTGCGCAGTGTCTTCGACGGATACTTTCCATTCGCTTAGCCGCAGGGCGTCCGCACTATCTCGGCGACGGGCGACGTCCCCCAGGTTGCTAAGATTGTCGAACGAATCGGAGCGACGGGTTCCACGAAGCCACTGCTGCTGGCCGGTCAACAGATGATCTCCATCATGTTCCCCGCCGCGAAGTTCGACTTCGCCGTCGATGACTTCCACGCGAGCACTTTCGGAGGTGACGTCCAACGCAAACTCGGTCCCCAGGTCGATGATCTCGGCGTCAGCCGCGGTCACCACAAAACCGCGTGCAGCGGGCGGCACATTGG
Protein-coding regions in this window:
- a CDS encoding kappa-carrageenase, with amino-acid sequence MNRISIVFVVILQAAIASSADPVPLRNAEDANAAAWKFVQSHSDEFDGDQVDRQKWNIDTKDFGPWSWDPANVAEKDGSLHLRMVQSGHRRGEQELHYTSGMARNDQTITYGYFEARIKGCSRYPGACPSFWLYSISPQNRFQASDGETVAYSEIDVVELQQSEFDSETKSHYPVTRIDCNLHTVLIKDGKRQWFRPHSAPDLCRSYVDSTWDPRADYHVYGVHNTRETITWYIDGVEVAKKPNLYWHLPMHVTLSLGLRYPFVGYQNGDRVAVQDATTGDGFPTHMSVDYVRVWQQPGDFESRIAMLKSKSQSASKSNGSDWTWDQYVEHEQANWKQNGWQWNAEQVKSNFDQIDRNGDGLASGIERRDWYEKKSKGEQE
- a CDS encoding LamG-like jellyroll fold domain-containing protein; this encodes MKSDPIQELDALVSRMMDGQLSEPGGDRLNQLLDESPAAVKRYLELLDNHEALCAIYPGEVFAESLADLPSDALAVRRPGSLDATSDGGGFRSVRWFAIAASLMIAVGMAGYFLGAGRDEAAVANSDVDASEQTIVGHATLRRSADLQWSIGSVSYREGDILPDGRLQFDEGIAEIDFFCGATLIVEGPAELDVQSDWAVHVHQGRLRANVPPAARGFVVTAADAEIIDLGTEFALDVTSESARVEVIDGEVELRGGEHDGDHLLTGQQQWLRGTRRSDSFDNLSNLGDVARRRDSADALRLSEWKVSVEDTAQDPRLIAYYPIAMKQDDRVVRNAAASGDQRDGTMVGPVMKTQGRFGAGSSGLEFDRIGARVRTRIDGQFSALTFSTWVRLDSLDHVYNALFMSDGYETGEVHWQIRNDGRMMFSVMVDDTQDVRVKERFGKTVVRDAGLHRVYFTPPIWDIAQSGQWFHLAAVFDPEQRLVTQYVNGQQVSSEAIVDKFFIDKLQIGAAEIGNWGQPFRDTPWFAVRNLNGVIDEMAIYSQPLNADEIHRLYEWGKPLGY
- a CDS encoding sulfatase, giving the protein MKYLSIAICSLAFAVHCGAAEKPNILFIAVDDLRPELGCYGSPIAVSPNFDALAKEGLLFNRAYCQQAICRPSRASLMTGARPETTGLFHNYVSLRELQPNIVTLPQQLIAHGYDAAYCGKIFHLGDNDEGVSWNRESVKWLQGIKKPKSGFALPENQKIQTEDRTEMIAKYGDAAKRGLASGPAYESADVPDHAYVDGYETLRAIETMKQMVKEGDKPFFMALGFKKPHLNWVAPKKYWDMYDRDKIPMASETEAPLNGAAMGLHASFELRTRSGIPKTGDLDPELARTLKHAYLACVSYVDAQFGKMVAALEEAGVRDNTIIVVWGDHGWHLGDMGVWGKATNYEIATRVPMMIWSPTMKSHGAKTDALVELVDIYPTLCELAGVPIPDHVEGHSFVPLMDDPDQPWKKAAFSQYPNPALREWAANPLSPAMRETWFGPLIQEVETRIQQQQGDRWDRELFEQHLMGYTMRTDRYRLVLWRDHREPNVDPVFVELFDHQTDPLETKNVAGDFPDLVESLSQQLNLGWEAAL
- a CDS encoding PSD1 and planctomycete cytochrome C domain-containing protein — encoded protein: MTVRRWMSLIGGTLIALVLSASTGGRAVGQEIDFESDIYPIFESYCLHCHGEDEQESGLRLDSRVSLLRGGDSGLAALVPGDPDKSYLMDVITHADEDMAMPPDDDKLSDEAIEWVRRWIKDGAQWPGQMDDVVTDEIEHWAFLPYSRPVVPNAGSNDATTDYAESDKLSTLANESVINAFLKQKLNESGLDFSSPADARSLIRRASIVLTGLAPTPERANKFVAEFAASPDAAYEALVDELLASPHFGERWAQHWLDVIRWAETNGSESNLYRKNSWMYRDYVVRAFNEDKPYDQFVREQIAGDVLGSGDATGFLVAGPHVPAATVGQEESAIRQARADRMDEVLQTVGASVMGVTIGCARCHNHKFDPISIQDYYSMTAVFQDVEFGSRYPELSPDHPRKQREHELNLRLSQLRTQMRSEGWGWVEDWEGYKEFHFPTKTVDELRISFDGRWVQIDELEILESGIDGKNVASKETGTAISDNPATHLTSQPISRLNDGVFGTKGWRGVSPKGVQDKPWLEFDFPNKVNVSALRISTNREDFYETDYLDGMNKVSYGDFRIELRGDDGQWTAFSSTAAMKKRTKESEQRQALQQQVQDVITELLIQGPQPSFLGQFVSPVETFVLARGSPESPRDKVVASAPLRLNGQLDIEPDGPGPDRRLAFADWLLDEQNPLTARVMANRVWHHIFGSGIVPTPSDFGLAGAPPTHPELLDWLASEFVNPGAAEDGSVRPWSVKHLVRMIVLSKAFRQSSQPDSVGLSKDASATLLWRFPPRRVEAEVIRDSVLLASGRLDESIGGPSYRIHNVKKRYAQWQVVDNYGEDTWRRMLYQERMRRVDDRIFTAFDFPDCGQIRAKRPVSTTPLQALNLMNSDFVVSQSGWLARRAKDDAGDQTAAQVDRCFELLFCRQPDDEEREAAIALAENESLELLCRTLINTNEFAFLP
- a CDS encoding sulfatase-like hydrolase/transferase, with the translated sequence MRRPSCLLTFATLAIGCVVSQAAHSATPEQQSSRPNIVLILCDDLGYADVGFNGSTDIQTPNLDRLASNGMKFTSAYVTHPFCGPSRMGLMSGRYPHKFGAPFNLPNSGLGIEQYNRQGVPIDQKLISSVLQDSGYFTGAIGKWHLGIDADYHPNQRGFDDFYGFLGGGHMYFTDRSRGIYERQVKAGKANFNEYIVPLQHNGTDVDETEYLTDGLSREAVRFIDQASAGEQPFFLYLAYNAPHTPLEAKQSDLERFADIDDEKRRAYAAMVYAVDRGVGRVVQSLKKAGAMDNTLVIFLSDNGGKIGAGSNNAPLSQGKGSVSEGGFRVPMFFHWPTEISAGKTFDHPVTTLDFYPTLARLAGATIPRETQCDGKDIWDSIGSNQNPRQDESIYALRHWNGFHNVGVRRNQWKITKQGPSSPWKLFDLDRDISESNDVSASHPELVRTMVDDARKWSESHTQPLWFDNLKAEQNWKSNGMPIYQSTFAVE